From the genome of Aerococcus urinaehominis:
TCATTGCCGGTAACCACGACTCGGCAGATCGGATTGATTATGCGAGCGACCTGTTAGCCCACCACCAGCTCTATCTGGTCGGCCAGCCTAGTTCTAAGCCGGTTAAAATTGAGATTGACCAGGCAGATGTTTATCTCTTACCTTACGCATCGACTAGTGCTTTACGACAAGTCTACCCCCAAGCTACTATTAAGAACTTACAGGATGGCTGCCAGTACCAGCTTGATTTAATTAGAGACCAGTGGGATTCTGGTCGTATCAATATTGTTGCTTATCATGGCTATGTAACAGCAGCGAGTGGCGACCAGGCCGGGGGAGACTTGACTATGTCAGACTCTGAGCGTCCCTTGGAGATCGGAACTGCTGAATTTGTACCTGTTCAAGCCTTTAAGGGTTTTGATTATGTAGCTTTGGGTCACCTTCATCAAGCCCAGAAAGTGGCTAATGACCATATTCGTTATGCAGGTTCTCTACTCAAATATTCCAAGTCAGAAGCCTACCATAAGAAGCAATTCTTAGAAGTGGACTTGACCAAGGATAACCTTTTAGTGAAGTCTCACTTTTTTAAACCAGTGCGTGATTTAAGAATTATTAGGGCGAATTTCGCTGAATTACTTAAGGATGGCACTAGTGATTATGTCTTTCTGGAACTAACAGATAAGGTTTTAATTCACGATGCAGTCAATCGGTTACGCCAATCATACCCTTACCTGATGGGCATGGAATATATTAACTTAGATTTTAATGAGGAAGTAGCCTTAGAAGCACCTACAATGGCAGAGGTCGATTTAGCAGACCAGGATTTGCCCAATCTTTTTGGTAAATTTTACCAGCAGGTTGAAGGGCAGGCAATGAGCACTAGACAGCTGGATTTGGTGAAGGAAATTTATCAGGCCAGCCAAAAGGAGGGACAAGATGAAACCGATTAGCCTAAGTTTTACTGCATTTGGTCCTTATAAAGGGACAGTGACTATTGATTTCGCTGATCTCTATCACCACCGTGTTTTCTTGATTAGTGGCCCGACCGGTGGAGGAAAGACCATGATATTTGATGCTATGGTCTATGCCTTATATGGTCAAGCTTCTGGTTCAAGTCGTCAGACGAATGAGCTGAAATCGCAATATGCATCAGATATCGATTTATGCCGGGTGGTGTTTACTTTTGAAGTTCAAGGTCAGGCCTATACAGTTGAGCGGTGGCCCAATCAAATGGGCCCGGGTAAGAAAAAGCCAGTTGTCCAAGTGAATGCTGGTGTCAGTCTTGCTCCTTATGAGGGGGATCCTAAGCAAGTGGAAGCTAAAATACAAAGTTTAGTTGGCCTAACTTATAATCAATTTCGCCAAATTGTCTTGTTGCCCCAAGGAGAATTTAAAAAATTACTAACAGCCAAAACGAGCGATAAGATGCCTATTTTTCGAAATATCTTCGCCACCGAAGACATAGCTGCTTTTCAAGAAAGTTTGGGTCAACGTTTTAAGTTAGTTAGGCGGGAAGCCGACCAGGCCCACCAGGATTTAAGCCAGGCTCAAGACCACTTGTTAGCGCTTTTTGATGACCAAGCTCAAGACCAGTTAAAAAATATTTTTGACCAGGAGGCTAGTGACCAGGCTTTGGCTTGGTTAGCTCAAGCACAACAAGACTTATCTAAGCAACGACAAGATCTAAACCAAGCTATCAAACTGCGTCAATTAGCCCAAGACCGCCATCGGGATATCCTCAATCTTTTTAGTGACCAAGATGACTTGGCAAAGCGCCAAGCGCGTTTAGCAGCTGACCAAGCAGCGGTAACAGACCAAAGGGAGGCCTACCAAAATTACCAGGCCAGCCAGCCAGCCTATCAGGCTTATCAAGCCTTTCAAAGGGACCAGCAAGCTTTAGCAAGACAAAATCAAGCCTGGCAGCATTTACAACAAGACCAGGAAAAATATGACCAAGATAAAAAGGCCTATCAAGCAGAACAAGATCGCCAGCAAGCAGCCCTGGCAACTTTAGCCAGTGACCAGGATAAATTGACCCAATTAGGTCAAGATATCGAAGCTGGCCGCCGTTACCAAGATTTACTAGCGCAAGGCCAGGCTAGTAAGCAAAAACTCAGTGGTCAACTGGCAACTAGTCAAAGCTTAAAGGACCAATTAGCCCAGCAGACTGACCATTTAGCTAGTCATCAGCAGCAATTAAACCAGCTTGAGAGCCAGTTGATTGACATGGAGGCCCTCTACCGAGACAAGGACCAATTAAGCCACCGGGATCATCATCTGAGCCAAGTTAAAGACCGGTTAGCTAGTTATCAAAGCTTATTAGCAGGTCGTGACCAGGCCAATCACTCTTATCAAGGCCAACGCCAAGCTTATGACCAGGCCAGCCAAAAGCTCAAAGAACTAAGGTTGGATTATTATGACAATTTAGCTGGTTACTTGGCCCAAGATTTAGAAGCCGCCCAACCCTGCCCTGTTTGTGGTAGTTTTGACCATCCCAAGCCAGCCCTACTAACTAGCCAGACTGTCAGCCAGTCTGAGCTAGACCAGGCCGAAAAAAGGCTACAAAAAGAGAAGTCTACTTTGGACCAACTGTCCTTTCAACTATCTCAGTATAACCAGGATTTGGATCAGTTATTAGTCGAGATGGCTTGGCAGGACTTGGATTTAGACCAAATCAGCAATGATTTAGCCCAGCAATTAGCCCAGCAAAATCAAGCCTGGCAAGTCTGGGAAGACCAAGTAGCCAGCTACCACCAACAAGAGCAACAACTTAAAAGCTTAAGGTCAGCTTGTCAGAATGACCAAGCCCAATTAAACCAACTTAAAGATCAGTTGAGTCAACAGACACACGAATCAGCTCGGATTCAGGCTCAGTTAGAAGCTATTGACCAACAGCTGGCCAGTTATGACCAAAATAAGGACTGGCACAATTTAGACCAATGGCAGAAAAATTATCAGGAGTTGAGTCAGCGTATCCAGGCTCACCAAGAATTGGCCAAACGCTTAGAAAATTGGCAGCACCAGTTAGACCAGGAGGGTGTTCGCTTGGCTAGTCGCTATGAGCTGATTGAGGACCAGAGAGACCAAGCCAAGCAAGCTAGTCAGGCTAGTTATCAGCTTTATCAGGACCAGCTAGCACAATTGGCTTGGTCTGAAGACCAATTACTAACTCTTCACCAAGCAGATTGCGACTGGCAAGACTTAGGTCAACAGCTCAAAGAGTTGGACCAGACCGCCTATGCCTTAGCAGAGCAAGCCAAGCACTTAGACAAAAAATTTAGCCAGTTAGCGGTAGACCAAGACCGGGCTAGCTATCAACAGAAGGCGGCAGAATTAGCAGCTGAGGCTGACCGACAATCAGAGGCGCTAACGCGGCTAATCGGTCAAGACCAAGCCCTAACTAGGGCAATCAAATCTTGGCAAATAAGCGATACCAACTACCATCAGTTATCAGGAGATTATAGCTTATTAGCTAGTTTAAACCGAGTCGCTAATGGGGAAGGTCGAGATAAGAAAATCACTTTTGAAACCTATATCCTGACCCTATATTTTGAAAAGGTACTGGCAATTGCTAATCTAACCCTCAAACAGTTGACCCAAGGGCGGTACCGCTTTATCAGACAAAAAGAACTCAGAGGTCGAGGCTACCAAGGGCTTGATGTCGAAGTCATTGATTATTTTACTGGTCAATCACGCAGTGTGGATTCTCTGTCTGGTGGTGAATCCTTTAAGGCAGCCTTGGCACTGGCCCTAGGACTCAGTGAAGTGATGCAAGCTGTCTCTGGGGGACGAGCTGTCCAACTACTATTTATTGATGAAGGCTTCGGTAGTCTCGATCAAGAATCCTTACAGCAAGCCTTAGATTGCTTAATAGACCTCCAGCAGAGCTCAGGCCGGTTAATTGGGATTATCTCCCATGTGGCGGCCTTAAAAGCACAAATTCCTGCGCAATTACAAGTCACAACCGGACCAGAGGGTAGCCGAGTAAGGACCCTTACCCCTAATTAAAATCAGTCTCTAGGCCCATGACGGTTGAAAAAAAAAGCTTGATAATAGTCTTACAAGGAGGCGACTATTGTGCAAGAAAATTACCGCCAAAGAATTTTAGGACTAGTTGAATCCGGCAGCCTGAATCAGGCTGAAGCAGATATTCTACTAGCAAATTACCAAGATCAAGTTAATCATGCGAATAATCAAACTGACACGAGCCAAGCGAAATCTGAGACTGGTCAGACTAGAGGGCAGTCCAAGCAAGGGTTAGCGGCCCGTTACCAACAGTTGTTGAACCAACGACGTGCTAAACAAGACCAGCTAAACAGCCTAACCGAAGACTTTCAGGATTATGCTCGTGAGCAATTGGCAGCAGATATTAGCCTTTTAGACCAGCAAATTGCCCAGCTAGCCCAGGACTTGGGTTATGTGGACCAAGTAGATGGCCATGGCCAAGACCAAGTTGAGCAAGGACAGACGCAAACAGCTTCCCACAAAGATGGATATCAGAGTGGAGAGCAACCTGGTACAGATTGGCGGCAAATGCTGGCAGATGGCCTGGTGACCCTGCGAGACAATGTTCAAAAGACGATTGATTTTGAAAAGACACGCCTAGGTGTCCCCATTCCTAAATTAATTTCCCACCAATATGACCAGGAGATTATCTATCCTGGGGACCAGGTTAAGATTATCCGGGCCAATGTCGGTAAAGGAAGCATAAAAATAAATCGTCATAACCAAGACCAAGTGATTGTTCATGCTTGGGGGAAAATGATTGGTGATTACGCAGAGGAGACAGCTGGGGCTGCTTTCCGTAATCGTAGTCAGCTTAGCTTGGATGACCAAATTTTAACCATTAGTGGCGATGCTAAGGCGATGAGTATGAACTTAACAATTAGTCTGCCTAACCACTATTTTGACTTAATTGATTTATCTATTTGGTCTGGTCCGATTTCGGTTGACCAAGTTGAAGTTGGCGATTTTCAGGTAAAGGCTATTGATGGAGAGATTAGTCTAACTGATATCCAAGCAAAATTTATTGACATTGACCAAAAACACGGTAGCCAAAACCTAGACCAGGTGGTTGGTCAGACCCAGGTACTCAAGACGCTATCGGGAGATATCCGCCTAGTCGGTGGTGTACGATCCCTAAAAATGTCGACAATTAATGGCAGCCTGCGTGCTAGCTTAGTTAATGATGATTTAGGCGATATCGCTATGACCAGTAAAAATGGCCAGGTCAAGCTTAATCTACCCGACCACTTACCGGTTCAAGGTCAGGCCCAAATAAAGAGTGGCCAGTTGCGATTTTACAAAGATGATTTTATCAGTCAGCTGCTTAGCCAGGATAGTTTCAATAAGCGAGTTAGTTTCAGTCGTAAGGGGCAAGGAGACCTTGTAAATGTTGACTTAGAAACCTTGGCTGGCGACATCTGGATTAAATAGAAAGAGGGATGTAGATGAAAGAAAAATTGTATCGATCAGCCTATAACAAAAAAATTGCTGGGGTGTGCGGTGGTATTGCCGAATACCTAGGTATTGATGCCGGCTTAGTGCGCTTTATTGCAGTTATTTTACTGCTTTTCGGTCGCACTTTAACCCTTGTTGTTTATGCCTTTTTAGCCTGGCAATTACCGGTAGATAGTAAGCGTCCCTACGACAGGGTAGATGACCACCGGAAAAAGAATGGCCGGCGCATCTATCAGGCTCGTCCCGCCGATGATGATCCCCAAAATGATGACCAATGGAGTGACTTTTAATGACCTTTATCCTAAAAATCCTGATTGATGCCTTGGGACTATTTTTATTAGCTATGTTGCTAGCACCCGATGTTTATATTGCTAGTTTTGGGACAGCTGTATTAGTTGCAGTTGTCTTAGCTTTTGTTAATCAATTTATTCGCCCAATTGCTAAAATCCTATCTTTTCCTTTGAATTTACTGAGCCTAGGCCTATTTTCTTGGGTGGTCAATGGTTTTATGCTAGTGATAACGTCCTGGTTTTTTGCCAGTGGTTTCAATTTTACTAGCTTTGGCTATGCTATTTTAATGGCGATGCTCTTTTCAATCTATCACTGGTTTGTAGACCGCGTGCTTGGACATAGATAGTTATTAAGGCCATAAATTAAGATAAATATACGCTTCAACCCCTAAAATTTAGTCTATCAGGCTAGCTTTTAGGGGTATTTATATTAATTAAGGAGGTGTCAGGTATTTTTAGCTTTATCTAGCCATGCCCCCATGTTTAACCCATCCTGCTTTTATGCTAAAATGATGGAGAATAAGCATAGAGAGTGAGCAAAAAAATGCAGAATGTGACTGTTAGCGATCTGGTAACAGATTTAGAACTTAAGGTCATCAGTGGTGAAGAATTCTTAAATCGACCCATTACCACTAGTGACATCCAGCGGCCGGGCTTAGAATTAACCGGTTATTTTAACTATTATCCGGCTGAACGGGTCCAACTCTTTGGCCGGACTGAATACACTTATATGAACAAGATGACTAGTGATGAGCGTTTGCTGATTATGCGGCGCATGTCACGTGAAGAAACCCCTTGTTTTATTTTTTCTCGTCATTTCCAACCCGAGTATGAGGTTATTCAGGCAGCAGGCGAAAACCAAATTCCGGTCTTATCAGGAAGAGAAGCAACCACCCAGTTATCTTCGTCTCTAACTAACTATCTTCAGGCTCGTCTGGCTGAGCGTGAATCGGTCCACGGGGTGTTTGTTGAGGTCTACGGTTTAGGTATTTTGCTGACTGGTTCTTCTGGTGTTGGGAAGTCCGAAACAGCCCTAGAGTTAATTCGTAATGGCCACCGTTTGGTGGCGGATGACCGCGTTGATCTATTCCAAAGGGATGAGAACACCCTGATGGGCGAAGCACCAGCTATCCTTCAAAATATGATGGAGATTCGGGGGCTAGGTATTATTGATGTGATGAATCTTTATGGTGCTGGGGCGGTACGTCAGAGACAACAATTACATATGATTATTGATCTCAAGCGTTGGGAGCCTGGTGAAAAATTTGACCGCCTAGGGAATGAACCGGAAATGGTTGACATTTTAGGTGTTCGCGTCAACAAAATTACGCTACCGGTACAGATGGGCCGGAATATTTCGAATATTGTTGAGGTAGCAGCTATGAACTTTAGGGCGCGGAGCATGGGCTTCGATGCGGCTAAGGCCTTTGAACAGCGGCTTAGTGATTTGATTGCTCAAAATAGCGGAGGAGATAGATGACAGCTATGCTTACAAGTATGACGATTAATCCGGTAGCTTTTGATATTTTTGGTTGGCCTATTTATTGGTATGGTTTAATTATTGGCCTTGGCATGTTTATTGGTATTAGTTTGGGGTGTCGGGAATTTAAGTCCAAGCGCTTCAATGAAGACTTTATTTTAAATATGTTAATGTGGGCAATTCCTATCGGTTTTATCGGAGCCCGCCTTTATTATGTTATTTTTGAATGGGACTATTACCGCCATAATCTCAGTGAAATTGTGCAAATTTGGAACGGTGGGATTGCTATATATGGTGGGATTATTGCTGCTGTGTTAACAATTTATTGGTATTGTCGCCGTCAGGGTATACTCTTTTTATTTATTCTAGATGTGATGGCCCCTTATCTGCTACTAGTTCAGGCTATCGGTCGTTGGGGTAATTTTGTTAATCAAGAGGCTCATGGGGGTCCGGTATCAGTAGCGTTTTTACGGGAGACCCTTCACCTACCTGAATTTATTGTACAAGGGATGTATATAGATGGTACTTACTACCACCCCACTTTTCTTTATGAATCAATTTGGAATTTTGTGGGTTTTGCTGTCCTTAGTTATTTACGTTCTAAACCGCACCTGCTTAAGGAAGGCGCAACAACGGCTCTTTACTGTATTTGGTACGGTTGTGGCCGATTCTTTATTGAAGGTATGCGGACCGATAGTTTAATGCTAGGACCTGTTAGGGTATCGCAAATTCTGTCTTTAATTCTAGTCTTGGCTGGTATTATTGGTTTTATTTATCTACAAAGAGATAAGTACCGGATATACTACAGCGAAATTAGAGGTTTTTAAATTAGATAAAGGAGCATCTATGTCTAAGCGTGTAAGTATTCTAGGAGCTGGATCTTGGGGCACAGCCCTAGCCAGTGTATTAGCTAAAAACAAGCAGGAGGTTTTGCTCTGGTCTAGAGACCAAGGCCAAATTGAGCGCATCCGAGCCACAGGTAAAAATGCTGACTATCTAGCTGACTATGTTTTACCAGCTAATATTCAATTAAGTGCGGATTTGGCTGCCGCCGTGGATTTTGCTGATATTATCTGTTTTGTAGTGCCGACAAAAGCTATTAGAACTTTAGCTAGTCAGGTAGCCAATCTGTTGAAGGACCGAACTAGTGACCGTTCTGTGCCAGTAATTATGCATGCTAGCAAAGGCTTGGAGCAAGGTAGCCATCTGCGTATCAGTCAGGTTCTAGCTGATAGTTTAGCCGGCCTTGATTATCGTGGTGTGGTGGTCCTTTCGGGTCCTAGTCATGCTGAAGAAGTGGTTAGGGAGGATATTACTGCGATTACAGCGGCTAGTCAGGATGATGAAGCTGCGCGTTTGATTCAGACTTTATTTTCTAACGATTTCTTCCGTGTTTACACGAATACCGATGTGATTGGTGTGGAACTAGGTGGCGCCCTCAAAAATATTATTGCTTTGGGGGCGGGAGCCTTAGTTGGTCTCGGTTACGGGGATAATGCCAAGGCAGCGCTGGTAACTAGGGGGCTGGCTGAAATTTCTCGTTTAGGCGTAGCCATGGGAGCCGACCCGCTAACATTTGCTGGACTATCGGGTGTGGGAGATTTAGTGGTTACAGCAACCAGCCCCCATTCCCGTAATTGGCAGGCCGGTCGGGCGATTGCCCAAGGTCAAGCTGTTAAAGAAGTTGAGGGTGGTTCTAGAATGGTCGTTGAAGGGATTTCTACGGCAATTGCCGCTAATGAATTGGCGGCTGAATTAGAGATTGATATGCCCATTACCCAAGCTATCTATGATGTGGTTTACTTAGAAAAACCTATCCGCCAGGTGATAAATAACTTGATGCGCCGCAAGGGTAAGGGTGAGGTATCCATGGCTAGTCAACTTGCTGATGCTAGCCGCGAAAATAATTAAGGAGACTGTCATGACAAAAGTAAGAAAAGCCATTATACCAGCAGCGGGTTTAGGGACCCGCTTTTTACCAGCTACTAAGGCCATGGCCAAAGAAATGCTACCGATTGTGGATCGCCCAACTATTCAATTTATTGTTGAAGAGGCGCTTAAATCAGGGATTGAAGATATCTTGATAATTACGGGTAAAAGTAAGCGGCCGATTGAAGATTATTTTGATTCTAATATTGAATTAGAGCACCTGCTAAAGCGGCGTGGTGATATTGAGAAATTAGAGTTAGTCCAAGAGACAGTCGGTCTTAACTTGTATTTTAAACGCCAAGCTTATCCACGGGGGTTAGGGGATGCTGTCTTGCAAGCCAAAGCCTTTGTAGGTAATGAGCCTTTTGTGGTAATGTTGGGGGACGACTTGATGGTAGACCAAGAACCTTTAACTAAGCAGCTAATCGGTGCCTATGAGGAAACGCATGCGTCAGCTATTGCTGTTATGCCAGTACCCCACCAGGACACCGATAAGTATGGTGTGATAGACCCAGAGGGCGAATATCGACCAGGCCTCTATAATGTGCGCCGATTTGTTGAAAAACCGAATCCAGACCAGGCCCCATCTAACTTAGCAATTATTGGTCGCTATCTCTTAACACCGGAAATTTTCAATTTGCTGGAGGACCAGGAACCTGGGGCTGGCAATGAAATTCAATTGACTGATGCCATTGACCGCTTAAATAAAACACAGCGGGTCTTTGCTTTAGAGTTTACCGGCCAGCGTTACGATGTCGGGGACAAACTAGGTTATATGAAAACCATTGTCGAGTATGGTCTGACTAAGCATCCAATTAAGGAAGACTTGGCCGACTACTTATTGAGTTTAGAGGATAGCCTTTAGGCTAAGAAGGAGGAGTATTAGTGACTGAAGCAGAAAAACAATATGATGTCATCGTAATTGGTGCCGGACCTGCAGGTATGACGGCTGCCCTGTATGCTTCTCGGGCTAATTTGAATGTATTGATGCTAGAGCGGGGTGTACCCGGTGGTGAGCTGATTAATACCGCTGAAATTGAAAATTATCCTGGCTTTAAGCATATTTCTGGACCGGACTTAGCTAATAATATGTACGAGTCAGCAATGCAATTTGGTGTGTCATATGCTTACGGCCAGGTTAAAAACTTTATCCCGGCTGATCAAGCTGGTGGTGACCACCAAGTCATCACTGAAAGTGACCAGGTCTACCAAGCCAAGGCCGTTATTATCGCGACGGGATCGGTTCATCGTAACTTGGATGTTCCTGGAGAAGAAAAATATAATGGCCGGGGTGTTAGCTACTGTGCTGTTTGTGATGGGGCTTTTTTCCAAGATAAAAATTTAAAAGTAGTCGGTGGTGGCGATTCAGCAGTTGAAGAAGGCACCTTCCTCACCCAGTACGCGGACACGGTCAATATTGTTCACCGCCGGGACCAATTGCGGGCGCAAAAAATCTTGCAGGATCGTGCCTTTGCTAACGACAAGGTGTCCTTTAACTGGAACCAGGTGGTTAAGGAAATTAAAGGAGATGACCTGACAGTAACGGGTGTGGTTTTAGAAGATACACAAACTGGTGAACAACACGAAGAGCCTGCTGACGGTGTTTTCATTTATGTTGGTCTCTTGCCTAATACGGAGCCCTTCCGAGACCTGGGGATTACTGATGAAGAAGGCTGGATTATTACTGATGAGAATATGCATACCAAGATTCCTGGTGTATTTGCTGTCGGCGATGTCCGCCAGAAAAAATTACGTCAGGTATCCACAGCCGTTGGTGACGGTGGTGCCGGTGGCCAAGAGGCTTACCATTATTTAGAAAGCTTAAAGGATTAGCTGGTGGACCAGCTTATACCCCCAGCGAGATTTCAAGCTAGGACATTTGTCCTAGCTTTTTATTTTTTAGGGAAGGCAAAAGAGAGGACGTATGCTATAATGAAAGCGTGAACATCGTTCGCTAGAGATATAAAAAAGCTAAAAGAGACTTAATAAAGGAGTGTTTAATATGGCATGGCAAGATACCTACCAACATTGGCAAGAAGCTGACCATTTAGATCAAGATATCCGTCAGGATTTAGAAAAATTAGCTGAGGATGAAAAGGCGCTAGAGGATGCTTTTTACCAACCCTTAAGTTTTGGTACAGCCGGTATGCGCGGGGTGCTAGGTGCTGGTATTAACCGCATGAACATTTATACGGTTCGCCAGGCTAGCGAAGGTTTGGCCCAATTGATTGAAAGTTATGGGGATGAAGCTGTGGCAGCTGGTGTAGCGATTGCCTATGACTCACGCCATATGTCACCTGAATTTGCCATGGAGTCTGCCCGCACCCTAGGCCAGCATGGCATTAAATCTTATGTGTTTGAAAGCTTACGGTCGACACCTGAACTATCTTTTACAGTTAGAGAAACCGGATCATTTGCTGGCATTATGATTACAGCTAGCCATAATCCGCCTGAATATAATGGCTATAAAGTATATGGCGCGGATGGTGGTCAAATGCCGCCAGCTGATGCAGACCGCTTAACAGAATTTGTTAGAAATATCTCTGATCCATTAGCGATTGAAGTAGGTGACCAAGAGCAATTAATTGCTGCTGACATCATCAATATTATTGGCGAAGAAATTGATGCCAAGTATCTGGAAGCCCTTAAGACTGTCACTATTGACCAAGCAGTTATTGATAAGCATAAGGATATCAAGATTGTCTATACACCTCTGCACGGTACCGGCCAAATGATGGCTGAGCGTGCACTAGCACAAGCAGGTTTCGAAGAGATTATCTATGTTGATGAGCAAAAAGCACCAGATCCTGACTTTTCAACTGTCAAATCACCTAACCCTGAGGAACCCGGCGCTTTTGAAGTGGCGGAAAAATATGGTGATAAATATGAAGCTGATATCCTAATTGCCACTGACCCAGATGCCGACCGGATGGGGGCAGCTGTCCGCTTGCCTAATGGTGAATATAAGGTAATTACTGGTAACCAAATTGGTGCCTTAATGACTCACTATATCTTAACCGCCCATAAAGAAGCAGGTAGCCTGCCAGATAATGGTGTCATTTTGAAATCAATTGTATCTGGTGAAATGGCTGCCAAAATTGCAGCTAGCTTTGGTGTAGATACTGTTAA
Proteins encoded in this window:
- a CDS encoding phage holin family protein, which gives rise to MTFILKILIDALGLFLLAMLLAPDVYIASFGTAVLVAVVLAFVNQFIRPIAKILSFPLNLLSLGLFSWVVNGFMLVITSWFFASGFNFTSFGYAILMAMLFSIYHWFVDRVLGHR
- a CDS encoding exonuclease SbcCD subunit D; its protein translation is MKIIHTADWHIGKLLNGYSLLADQEALLRDWLNQVVALKPDLVIMSGDLYDRSLPSAEATRLVNQLLTEMTQVLTCPICVIAGNHDSADRIDYASDLLAHHQLYLVGQPSSKPVKIEIDQADVYLLPYASTSALRQVYPQATIKNLQDGCQYQLDLIRDQWDSGRINIVAYHGYVTAASGDQAGGDLTMSDSERPLEIGTAEFVPVQAFKGFDYVALGHLHQAQKVANDHIRYAGSLLKYSKSEAYHKKQFLEVDLTKDNLLVKSHFFKPVRDLRIIRANFAELLKDGTSDYVFLELTDKVLIHDAVNRLRQSYPYLMGMEYINLDFNEEVALEAPTMAEVDLADQDLPNLFGKFYQQVEGQAMSTRQLDLVKEIYQASQKEGQDETD
- a CDS encoding PspC domain-containing protein, translating into MKEKLYRSAYNKKIAGVCGGIAEYLGIDAGLVRFIAVILLLFGRTLTLVVYAFLAWQLPVDSKRPYDRVDDHRKKNGRRIYQARPADDDPQNDDQWSDF
- the hprK gene encoding HPr(Ser) kinase/phosphatase → MQNVTVSDLVTDLELKVISGEEFLNRPITTSDIQRPGLELTGYFNYYPAERVQLFGRTEYTYMNKMTSDERLLIMRRMSREETPCFIFSRHFQPEYEVIQAAGENQIPVLSGREATTQLSSSLTNYLQARLAERESVHGVFVEVYGLGILLTGSSGVGKSETALELIRNGHRLVADDRVDLFQRDENTLMGEAPAILQNMMEIRGLGIIDVMNLYGAGAVRQRQQLHMIIDLKRWEPGEKFDRLGNEPEMVDILGVRVNKITLPVQMGRNISNIVEVAAMNFRARSMGFDAAKAFEQRLSDLIAQNSGGDR
- a CDS encoding DUF4097 family beta strand repeat-containing protein yields the protein MQENYRQRILGLVESGSLNQAEADILLANYQDQVNHANNQTDTSQAKSETGQTRGQSKQGLAARYQQLLNQRRAKQDQLNSLTEDFQDYAREQLAADISLLDQQIAQLAQDLGYVDQVDGHGQDQVEQGQTQTASHKDGYQSGEQPGTDWRQMLADGLVTLRDNVQKTIDFEKTRLGVPIPKLISHQYDQEIIYPGDQVKIIRANVGKGSIKINRHNQDQVIVHAWGKMIGDYAEETAGAAFRNRSQLSLDDQILTISGDAKAMSMNLTISLPNHYFDLIDLSIWSGPISVDQVEVGDFQVKAIDGEISLTDIQAKFIDIDQKHGSQNLDQVVGQTQVLKTLSGDIRLVGGVRSLKMSTINGSLRASLVNDDLGDIAMTSKNGQVKLNLPDHLPVQGQAQIKSGQLRFYKDDFISQLLSQDSFNKRVSFSRKGQGDLVNVDLETLAGDIWIK
- the galU gene encoding UTP--glucose-1-phosphate uridylyltransferase GalU; amino-acid sequence: MTKVRKAIIPAAGLGTRFLPATKAMAKEMLPIVDRPTIQFIVEEALKSGIEDILIITGKSKRPIEDYFDSNIELEHLLKRRGDIEKLELVQETVGLNLYFKRQAYPRGLGDAVLQAKAFVGNEPFVVMLGDDLMVDQEPLTKQLIGAYEETHASAIAVMPVPHQDTDKYGVIDPEGEYRPGLYNVRRFVEKPNPDQAPSNLAIIGRYLLTPEIFNLLEDQEPGAGNEIQLTDAIDRLNKTQRVFALEFTGQRYDVGDKLGYMKTIVEYGLTKHPIKEDLADYLLSLEDSL
- a CDS encoding NAD(P)H-dependent glycerol-3-phosphate dehydrogenase, translating into MSKRVSILGAGSWGTALASVLAKNKQEVLLWSRDQGQIERIRATGKNADYLADYVLPANIQLSADLAAAVDFADIICFVVPTKAIRTLASQVANLLKDRTSDRSVPVIMHASKGLEQGSHLRISQVLADSLAGLDYRGVVVLSGPSHAEEVVREDITAITAASQDDEAARLIQTLFSNDFFRVYTNTDVIGVELGGALKNIIALGAGALVGLGYGDNAKAALVTRGLAEISRLGVAMGADPLTFAGLSGVGDLVVTATSPHSRNWQAGRAIAQGQAVKEVEGGSRMVVEGISTAIAANELAAELEIDMPITQAIYDVVYLEKPIRQVINNLMRRKGKGEVSMASQLADASRENN
- a CDS encoding SbcC/MukB-like Walker B domain-containing protein, coding for MKPISLSFTAFGPYKGTVTIDFADLYHHRVFLISGPTGGGKTMIFDAMVYALYGQASGSSRQTNELKSQYASDIDLCRVVFTFEVQGQAYTVERWPNQMGPGKKKPVVQVNAGVSLAPYEGDPKQVEAKIQSLVGLTYNQFRQIVLLPQGEFKKLLTAKTSDKMPIFRNIFATEDIAAFQESLGQRFKLVRREADQAHQDLSQAQDHLLALFDDQAQDQLKNIFDQEASDQALAWLAQAQQDLSKQRQDLNQAIKLRQLAQDRHRDILNLFSDQDDLAKRQARLAADQAAVTDQREAYQNYQASQPAYQAYQAFQRDQQALARQNQAWQHLQQDQEKYDQDKKAYQAEQDRQQAALATLASDQDKLTQLGQDIEAGRRYQDLLAQGQASKQKLSGQLATSQSLKDQLAQQTDHLASHQQQLNQLESQLIDMEALYRDKDQLSHRDHHLSQVKDRLASYQSLLAGRDQANHSYQGQRQAYDQASQKLKELRLDYYDNLAGYLAQDLEAAQPCPVCGSFDHPKPALLTSQTVSQSELDQAEKRLQKEKSTLDQLSFQLSQYNQDLDQLLVEMAWQDLDLDQISNDLAQQLAQQNQAWQVWEDQVASYHQQEQQLKSLRSACQNDQAQLNQLKDQLSQQTHESARIQAQLEAIDQQLASYDQNKDWHNLDQWQKNYQELSQRIQAHQELAKRLENWQHQLDQEGVRLASRYELIEDQRDQAKQASQASYQLYQDQLAQLAWSEDQLLTLHQADCDWQDLGQQLKELDQTAYALAEQAKHLDKKFSQLAVDQDRASYQQKAAELAAEADRQSEALTRLIGQDQALTRAIKSWQISDTNYHQLSGDYSLLASLNRVANGEGRDKKITFETYILTLYFEKVLAIANLTLKQLTQGRYRFIRQKELRGRGYQGLDVEVIDYFTGQSRSVDSLSGGESFKAALALALGLSEVMQAVSGGRAVQLLFIDEGFGSLDQESLQQALDCLIDLQQSSGRLIGIISHVAALKAQIPAQLQVTTGPEGSRVRTLTPN